In Pseudoduganella albidiflava, a single window of DNA contains:
- the cyoA gene encoding ubiquinol oxidase subunit II, with amino-acid sequence MKSSIVRSGLGLLPLLWLTGCNTVVLNPSGDIAAQQAHLVIVSFLLMCLIVVPVIALTLWFAWRYRQSNTSAKYDPDWDHSTKLELVIWGVPLLLIIVLGLITWISTHLLDPYRPLQRLDENRPLPADVRPLEVQVVALDWKWLFIYPEQGIATVNELATPIDRPVKFRMTASSVMNAFYIPAMAGMIYTMPAMETQLNAVMNKAGTYDGFSSNYSGAGFTHMRFKYHAMNHADFDAYVAKVKAEGGSLERADYMQLAKPSEKDPVRRWATVDKTLYDAILNLCVEPGTPCMAQQMHDDANRNARHKAHQEARRRGASEVAKLAQADAEICTTPADKTQLSMKSNNASVSN; translated from the coding sequence ATGAAATCATCCATTGTTCGCAGTGGACTGGGTCTTCTCCCCCTCTTGTGGCTCACCGGCTGCAATACGGTGGTGTTGAATCCGTCCGGTGATATCGCGGCGCAGCAGGCTCATCTGGTGATCGTATCGTTCCTCCTGATGTGCCTGATCGTCGTTCCTGTCATTGCATTGACGCTCTGGTTCGCCTGGCGTTATCGTCAAAGCAACACGTCCGCGAAGTACGATCCGGACTGGGATCACTCCACCAAGCTGGAGCTCGTGATCTGGGGCGTGCCCCTGCTGCTGATCATCGTACTGGGCCTGATCACCTGGATCAGCACCCACCTGCTGGACCCGTACCGCCCGCTGCAGCGCCTCGACGAGAATCGTCCGCTGCCGGCCGACGTGCGTCCCCTCGAAGTGCAGGTGGTGGCGCTGGACTGGAAGTGGCTGTTCATCTACCCGGAGCAGGGCATCGCCACCGTGAATGAACTGGCAACGCCGATCGACCGTCCGGTCAAGTTCCGCATGACCGCGTCGAGCGTCATGAACGCGTTCTACATCCCGGCGATGGCGGGCATGATCTACACGATGCCGGCCATGGAAACGCAGCTGAACGCGGTGATGAACAAGGCCGGCACGTACGACGGTTTCTCGTCGAACTACAGCGGCGCCGGCTTCACGCACATGCGCTTCAAGTACCACGCGATGAACCACGCCGACTTCGACGCCTACGTGGCGAAGGTGAAGGCCGAAGGCGGTTCGCTGGAACGCGCCGACTACATGCAGCTGGCCAAACCGAGCGAGAAGGATCCCGTGCGCCGCTGGGCCACCGTCGACAAGACGCTGTACGACGCGATCCTGAACCTGTGCGTCGAGCCGGGCACGCCCTGCATGGCACAGCAGATGCATGACGATGCGAACCGCAACGCCAGGCACAAGGCCCACCAGGAAGCGCGCCGGCGGGGTGCCAGCGAGGTTGCCAAGCTGGCGCAAGCCGACGCGGAAATCTGCACGACGCCCGCGGACAAGACCCAACTATCCATGAAGAGCAACAATGCAAGCGTATCCAACTGA
- the cyoB gene encoding cytochrome o ubiquinol oxidase subunit I: protein MQAYPTENDPIFGRLSWEAIPFHEPILLVTFAAVVLGGGALLGAMTYYRVWGNLWRNWFTSIDHKKIGIMYMILGLVMLLRGFADALMMRAQQAIAFGDNAGFLPPHHYDQVFTAHGVIMIFFVAMPLVTGLMNYVVPLQIGARDVAFPFLNNFSFWMTAMGAALVMASLFVGEFARTGWLAYPPLSGILASPDVGVDYYIWSLQIAGVGTLLSGVNLIVTIVKMRAPGMDLMKMPVFTWTALCTNILIVAAFPVLTAVLAMLGMDRLLGTHFFTNEMGGNAMMYVNLIWIWGHPEVYILILPCFGIFSEVVSTFCSKRLFGYTSMVYATCVIMILSYLVWLHHFFTMGSGASVNAFFGITTMIISIPTGAKLFNWLFTMYRGRIRFELPMMWTVAFMVTFTIGGMTGVMLAIPPADFVLHNSLFLIAHFHNVIIGGVLFGLFAGINYWFPKAFGYKLDVFWGKVSFWLWVVGFYVAWMPVYALGFMGVTRRLNMLEDPAMQPYFVVAFIGVLMIAGGIGAMLMQFFVSFLRRKQLRDVTGDPWEGRTLEWSTSSPPPDYNFAFTPVVHDNDSWADMKKNGYQRPLKDFVKIHMPANTGAGFIIAALSAAVGFGIIWHIWLLVGAAFIAMMVAIIVHTFNYKRDYYISAEEVTRTEERHTALLGSHV, encoded by the coding sequence ATGCAAGCGTATCCAACTGAAAACGATCCGATTTTCGGCAGGCTGAGCTGGGAAGCGATCCCGTTCCACGAGCCGATCCTGCTGGTCACCTTCGCTGCCGTCGTCCTGGGTGGCGGAGCACTGCTGGGCGCGATGACGTACTACCGCGTCTGGGGCAACCTGTGGCGTAACTGGTTCACCAGCATCGACCACAAGAAGATCGGGATCATGTACATGATCCTGGGCCTGGTCATGCTGCTGCGCGGCTTCGCGGACGCGCTGATGATGCGCGCCCAGCAGGCCATCGCCTTCGGCGACAATGCCGGCTTCCTGCCGCCGCACCACTACGACCAGGTCTTCACCGCCCACGGCGTGATCATGATCTTCTTCGTGGCGATGCCGCTGGTGACGGGCCTGATGAACTACGTGGTGCCGCTGCAGATCGGCGCGCGCGACGTGGCCTTCCCGTTCCTGAACAACTTCTCGTTCTGGATGACCGCGATGGGCGCCGCGCTGGTGATGGCTTCCCTGTTCGTGGGTGAATTCGCCCGTACCGGCTGGCTGGCCTATCCGCCGCTGTCCGGCATCCTCGCCTCGCCCGACGTGGGGGTCGACTACTACATCTGGTCCCTGCAGATCGCCGGGGTCGGCACGCTGCTGTCCGGCGTGAACCTGATCGTCACCATCGTCAAGATGCGCGCACCGGGCATGGACCTGATGAAGATGCCGGTGTTCACCTGGACCGCGCTGTGCACCAACATCCTGATCGTGGCCGCCTTCCCGGTGCTGACCGCCGTGCTGGCGATGCTGGGCATGGACCGCCTGCTGGGCACGCACTTCTTCACGAACGAAATGGGCGGCAACGCCATGATGTACGTGAACCTGATCTGGATCTGGGGCCACCCGGAGGTGTACATCCTGATCCTGCCATGCTTCGGCATCTTCTCGGAAGTGGTCTCCACGTTCTGCTCGAAGCGCCTGTTCGGCTACACCTCGATGGTGTACGCGACCTGCGTGATCATGATCCTGTCCTACCTCGTGTGGCTGCACCACTTCTTCACGATGGGTTCCGGCGCGTCGGTGAACGCCTTCTTCGGCATCACCACGATGATCATCTCGATCCCGACCGGCGCGAAGCTGTTCAACTGGCTGTTCACGATGTACCGCGGCCGCATCCGCTTCGAACTGCCGATGATGTGGACCGTGGCCTTCATGGTCACCTTCACGATCGGCGGTATGACCGGCGTGATGCTGGCGATCCCGCCGGCCGACTTCGTGCTGCACAACTCGCTGTTCCTGATCGCCCACTTCCACAACGTGATCATCGGCGGCGTGCTGTTCGGCCTGTTCGCGGGCATCAACTACTGGTTCCCGAAAGCGTTCGGCTACAAGCTCGACGTGTTCTGGGGCAAGGTCTCGTTCTGGCTGTGGGTGGTCGGCTTCTACGTCGCCTGGATGCCGGTGTACGCACTGGGCTTCATGGGCGTGACGCGCCGCCTGAACATGCTGGAAGATCCGGCCATGCAGCCGTACTTCGTGGTCGCCTTCATCGGCGTGCTGATGATCGCCGGCGGTATCGGCGCGATGCTGATGCAGTTCTTCGTGTCGTTCCTGCGCCGCAAGCAGCTGCGCGACGTGACGGGCGATCCATGGGAAGGCCGTACGCTGGAGTGGTCGACCTCGTCGCCGCCGCCGGACTACAACTTCGCGTTCACCCCGGTCGTGCATGACAACGACAGCTGGGCCGACATGAAGAAGAACGGCTACCAGCGTCCGCTGAAGGACTTCGTGAAGATCCACATGCCGGCCAACACCGGTGCGGGCTTCATCATCGCGGCGCTGTCGGCGGCGGTTGGTTTCGGCATCATCTGGCACATCTGGCTGCTGGTCGGCGCCGCCTTCATCGCCATGATGGTGGCGATCATCGTCCACACGTTCAACTACAAGCGCGACTACTACATTTCGGCGGAAGAAGTCACCCGTACCGAAGAACGCCATACCGCTTTGCTGGGAAGCCATGTCTGA